The following coding sequences are from one Pyxidicoccus xibeiensis window:
- a CDS encoding nucleotidyltransferase domain-containing protein: MLLDEELPLVGMTEDMQINSVLFGVVGLYQMLFPGRLRACYLLGTHVTGEAVEESDLDLTVVFKDGFLEGEREGCERARHYLGSLARVPLDVSVVDEAQLQAQGEVRLKLSSLLLAGEDIRERVPLMAQERWLRFCMHRPYMFLERARARSEGEPLRYPLDYPDRRGELYGYDYREAMDAQGNLHRGIKELVTLAGWLAAASVARAGEYSATKRKTFEAHRQHVNDAWTPLFQDIYACRQRWGYRVPQAPADREHLRRLCARMLEAENHFLAGYRDYLLAEVQRGEVADRVLAARRLGEILYPGDEVPAALRQLEESPEEALREAARESLRRLEQYGAPQRQPAP, translated from the coding sequence ATGTTGTTGGATGAAGAGCTCCCACTGGTCGGCATGACGGAGGACATGCAGATCAACTCCGTCCTCTTCGGCGTCGTGGGCCTGTACCAGATGCTCTTCCCGGGCCGCCTCCGGGCCTGCTACCTGCTGGGAACCCACGTGACGGGTGAGGCGGTGGAGGAAAGCGATCTGGACCTGACGGTGGTCTTCAAGGACGGGTTCCTGGAGGGCGAGCGTGAGGGCTGCGAGCGCGCCCGCCACTATCTCGGCTCGCTGGCCCGGGTCCCCCTGGACGTGAGCGTGGTGGACGAGGCGCAGCTCCAGGCGCAGGGCGAGGTCAGACTCAAGCTGAGCTCCCTGCTGCTGGCGGGAGAGGACATCCGGGAGCGTGTTCCGCTGATGGCCCAGGAGCGATGGCTGCGCTTCTGCATGCACCGGCCCTACATGTTCCTGGAGCGCGCCCGGGCCCGGAGCGAGGGCGAACCGCTGCGCTACCCGCTCGACTACCCGGACCGGCGGGGCGAGCTCTACGGCTACGACTACCGCGAGGCCATGGACGCCCAGGGCAACCTGCACCGGGGCATCAAGGAGCTCGTCACCCTGGCCGGCTGGCTCGCGGCGGCCAGTGTCGCGCGGGCAGGCGAGTATTCCGCCACCAAGCGCAAGACCTTCGAGGCGCACCGCCAGCACGTCAATGACGCGTGGACGCCCCTGTTCCAGGACATCTACGCCTGCCGCCAGCGCTGGGGCTACCGGGTGCCTCAAGCCCCCGCCGACCGCGAGCACCTGCGCAGGCTCTGCGCGCGGATGCTGGAGGCGGAGAACCACTTCCTCGCCGGGTATCGGGACTACCTGCTGGCCGAAGTGCAGCGTGGCGAGGTGGCGGACCGGGTGCTGGCGGCCCGGCGCCTGGGAGAAATCCTCTACCCCGGCGACGAGGTGCCCGCTGCGCTGAGGCAACTGGAGGAGTCGCCGGAGGAGGCGCTGCGCGAGGCCGCCCGCGAGTCGCTTCGCCGGCTGGAGCAGTACGGCGCCCCCCAGCGGCAGCCGGCGCCCTGA
- a CDS encoding MBL fold metallo-hydrolase, producing the protein MSQPELYLKQNVVAEPLYNQWYAWWFLASPMTAPLFVANLHVKIMESFVANPAIHVAALKSPALQGGPYINHGVDRLGDIKALLERTVREEALSLEYARAVLELDALLDSAEGFSLEELYPRVPDVLRGYVELTYDLKNRASPRFFEPLLYRSPFHRTSSQSLSMRLVHKDARPYVFSTPRLDTTDGSLMAKVPYRSEAIDRLFAMRHQPGPVAPVREALAIEAKDHDTFASFFTEQPPRPAPRYDGEGVRVRYFGHACVLIESRQVSLLTDPVISYDVPSDLPRYTYADLPERIDYVLITHGHADHLMFEPLLQLRHRIGTVVVPASSGGGLADPSLKLMLQQLGFQNVVALSELESLPIPGGELIGLPFIGEHGDLNIQAKLAHLVRLEGKTLLMAADSNALEPRLYEHVHREVGAIDMMWLGMESEGGPLSWMYGPLLPAPLQRKMDQSRRLNGSNAARAIELARRLKPGQVHVYAMGREPWLGHVMVMGYHENSPQLVESRKLIAWCRENGIHADMPYGQAEHFLR; encoded by the coding sequence ATGTCCCAACCTGAGCTGTACCTGAAGCAGAACGTCGTCGCCGAGCCCCTCTACAACCAGTGGTACGCATGGTGGTTCCTGGCCTCGCCCATGACGGCGCCGCTGTTCGTGGCCAACCTCCATGTGAAGATCATGGAGTCCTTCGTGGCCAATCCCGCCATCCACGTGGCGGCGCTGAAGAGCCCCGCGCTCCAGGGTGGCCCGTACATCAACCACGGCGTGGACCGGCTGGGCGACATCAAGGCGCTGCTGGAGCGGACGGTGCGGGAGGAGGCGCTGTCGCTCGAGTACGCCCGCGCCGTGCTGGAGCTGGACGCGCTGCTGGACTCGGCGGAGGGCTTCTCGCTGGAGGAGCTGTACCCCCGGGTCCCCGACGTGCTGCGCGGCTACGTGGAGCTGACGTATGACCTGAAGAACCGCGCCTCGCCGCGCTTCTTCGAGCCCCTGCTCTACCGCAGCCCCTTCCACCGCACGTCGTCGCAGAGCCTGTCCATGCGGCTCGTCCACAAGGACGCGCGGCCGTATGTCTTCAGCACGCCCCGGCTGGACACGACGGACGGCAGCCTGATGGCGAAGGTGCCCTACCGCAGCGAGGCCATCGACCGCCTCTTCGCCATGCGCCACCAGCCCGGCCCCGTGGCGCCCGTGCGGGAAGCGCTGGCCATCGAAGCGAAGGACCATGACACCTTCGCCTCGTTCTTCACCGAGCAGCCCCCGCGCCCCGCGCCCCGCTACGACGGCGAGGGCGTCCGCGTCCGGTACTTCGGCCACGCGTGCGTGCTCATCGAGTCGCGCCAGGTCAGCCTGCTCACCGACCCGGTCATCAGCTACGACGTCCCGTCGGACCTGCCGCGCTACACGTACGCGGACCTGCCAGAGCGCATCGACTACGTCCTCATCACCCACGGCCACGCGGACCACCTGATGTTCGAGCCGCTGCTCCAGCTGCGGCACCGCATCGGCACCGTCGTGGTGCCGGCCAGCAGCGGCGGCGGGCTGGCGGACCCGTCCCTCAAGCTGATGCTCCAGCAGCTCGGCTTCCAGAACGTGGTGGCCCTGTCGGAGCTGGAGTCACTCCCCATCCCCGGCGGAGAGCTCATCGGCCTGCCCTTCATCGGCGAGCACGGCGACCTCAACATCCAGGCCAAGCTGGCGCACCTCGTCCGGCTGGAGGGCAAGACGCTGCTGATGGCGGCGGACTCCAATGCCCTGGAGCCCCGCCTGTACGAACACGTCCACCGGGAGGTGGGCGCCATCGACATGATGTGGCTGGGCATGGAGTCCGAGGGCGGCCCGCTCAGCTGGATGTACGGCCCGCTGCTGCCCGCGCCGCTCCAGCGGAAGATGGACCAGTCGCGGCGGCTCAACGGCTCCAACGCCGCGCGCGCCATTGAGCTCGCACGGCGGCTGAAGCCCGGCCAGGTCCACGTCTACGCCATGGGCCGCGAGCCCTGGCTGGGCCACGTCATGGTGATGGGCTACCACGAGAACTCGCCGCAGCTCGTCGAGTCCCGGAAGCTCATCGCCTGGTGCCGCGAGAATGGCATCCACGCGGACATGCCCTACGGTCAGGCCGAGCACTTCCTGCGCTGA
- a CDS encoding type II asparaginase yields MHRHPTAVGLRLALLGWLLLSASHAAAAEKASEGKARIRILATGGTIAGAQTRQEDSAYKAGALDVEQLIAAVPSLKQLASLGGEQVANIGSQDMNDAVWLKLARRINALLATPDVDGIVVTHGTDTMEETAYFLNLVIRSDKPVVLVGAMRPATALGADGPANLYNAVAVATHPGARGRGVLVVMNDEVHAARNVIKTNTTNVKSFESPNRGAAGLVHTGKVTWFEPVDTKHTHRSELSLEKVEKLPRVDILYAHANMSADLLEAAVKSGARGLVIAGVGNGNMSQQALEVLARAVKQGVAVVRSTRLMSGLVLRNSEVDDDKLGFVASGELNPAKSRVLLQLALTRTKDPAQLQRYFQEY; encoded by the coding sequence ATGCACCGCCACCCCACTGCCGTTGGCCTTCGCCTCGCCCTGCTGGGGTGGCTGCTGTTGAGCGCATCCCACGCGGCAGCCGCGGAGAAGGCCAGTGAGGGCAAGGCGCGGATTCGCATCCTCGCCACCGGGGGCACCATCGCCGGAGCCCAGACGCGCCAGGAGGACTCCGCCTACAAGGCGGGCGCCCTCGACGTGGAGCAGCTCATCGCCGCCGTGCCGAGCCTGAAGCAGCTGGCGAGTCTCGGCGGCGAGCAGGTGGCCAACATCGGCAGCCAGGACATGAACGACGCCGTGTGGCTGAAGCTGGCCCGGCGCATCAACGCGCTGCTCGCGACCCCGGACGTGGACGGCATCGTCGTCACGCACGGCACGGACACGATGGAGGAGACGGCGTACTTCCTCAACCTCGTGATTCGCAGCGACAAGCCCGTGGTCCTCGTCGGAGCCATGCGCCCGGCCACCGCCCTCGGCGCCGACGGGCCCGCCAATCTGTACAACGCCGTCGCGGTCGCCACCCACCCCGGCGCGCGGGGCCGGGGCGTGCTGGTGGTCATGAACGACGAAGTCCACGCCGCCCGCAACGTCATCAAGACGAACACCACCAACGTGAAGAGCTTCGAGAGCCCCAACCGCGGCGCCGCCGGGCTCGTGCACACCGGCAAGGTGACGTGGTTCGAGCCGGTGGACACGAAGCACACCCACCGCAGCGAGCTCTCCCTCGAGAAGGTGGAGAAGCTCCCCCGCGTCGACATCCTCTACGCACACGCCAACATGAGCGCGGACCTGCTGGAGGCCGCGGTGAAGAGCGGCGCGCGGGGGCTCGTCATCGCGGGCGTGGGCAATGGGAACATGAGCCAGCAGGCACTGGAGGTCCTGGCCAGGGCCGTCAAGCAGGGCGTGGCCGTGGTCCGCAGTACGCGCCTCATGAGCGGGCTCGTGCTGCGCAACAGCGAGGTGGACGACGACAAGCTGGGCTTCGTCGCCTCCGGTGAGCTCAACCCCGCCAAGTCCCGCGTGCTCCTCCAGCTGGCGCTCACCCGGACGAAGGACCCGGCGCAGCTCCAGCGCTACTTCCAGGAGTATTGA
- a CDS encoding LysM peptidoglycan-binding domain-containing protein, whose product MTTSQIRSGHTPSGITSRLSTGEKPAQKKYVDYTVKSGDTFSGIAAKHELSLAALKKLNPQVENINVIQPGQKLHVKVLNAPAPEPKPKPKPDSSTGVLPKGIPNTEGMSEAKEYALYSKYVDKYGDARAKQDLAAGKRVIVGLRVNTPFTNAQRSGGTYDDRLVVMWKDSSGKPHVEEFKANTEPNRRWADDPSQSTKPVGRLVGNKTYHYRKSFNGNFGGNILAPDLRFGNPTVQRDTNRNHRIDSKDDVFSGDWGGQGYYFHRGGTTDTYSAGCQTMDQGRFNNFWAALGSQGEFSYVLAQVG is encoded by the coding sequence ATGACGACGTCCCAGATCCGGTCCGGACACACCCCGAGTGGAATCACCTCCAGGCTCAGCACCGGGGAGAAGCCGGCTCAGAAGAAGTACGTGGATTACACCGTGAAGAGCGGTGACACGTTTTCGGGCATCGCGGCGAAACACGAGCTCTCACTGGCCGCTCTGAAGAAGCTGAACCCCCAGGTCGAGAACATCAACGTCATCCAGCCGGGCCAGAAGCTGCACGTGAAGGTCTTGAACGCGCCCGCGCCTGAGCCGAAGCCGAAGCCGAAGCCCGACAGCAGCACCGGCGTGCTCCCCAAGGGCATCCCGAACACCGAGGGCATGTCCGAGGCGAAGGAGTACGCGCTCTACTCGAAGTACGTGGACAAGTACGGCGACGCCAGGGCGAAGCAGGACCTCGCGGCCGGCAAGCGCGTCATCGTCGGACTGAGGGTGAACACGCCCTTCACCAACGCTCAACGCTCGGGCGGCACCTACGACGATCGGCTCGTCGTCATGTGGAAGGACAGCAGCGGCAAGCCGCACGTCGAGGAGTTCAAGGCCAACACCGAGCCCAACCGCCGCTGGGCCGATGACCCGAGCCAGAGCACCAAGCCGGTCGGCCGCCTCGTCGGCAACAAGACCTACCACTACCGGAAGAGCTTCAACGGCAACTTCGGTGGCAACATCCTCGCGCCGGACCTGCGCTTCGGGAACCCGACCGTGCAGCGCGACACCAACCGCAATCACCGGATCGACTCGAAGGACGACGTGTTCAGCGGCGACTGGGGCGGACAGGGCTACTACTTCCATCGCGGCGGAACGACCGACACGTACTCCGCCGGCTGCCAGACGATGGACCAGGGCCGCTTCAACAACTTCTGGGCCGCGCTCGGCTCTCAAGGCGAGTTCAGCTACGTCCTGGCCCAGGTCGGCTGA
- a CDS encoding sigma 54-interacting transcriptional regulator: MSTTPDPEVLLPMLRRKLVILSGSDAGRSFSLRVRGYRLGTDPACDIVLNDRTVSRQHLSLEVREDRVLARDLGSRNGSFCERMRFRELELRMGAIVRLGATELKVVPEEVREHIIPLSSNTRFGGLVGGSRRVREVFTLLQRLAPGDADVLIQGETGTGKELCAAGIHAASPRSRGPFSIVDVAGITPSLVESELFGHVKGAFTGAHSERPGAFEQADGGTVFLDEVGELSLEIQPRLLRVLEGRQVKRVGANEYRTVNVRVVAATHRDLEADVKEGRFREDLFHRLAVLRVTLPPLRERPEDIPLLVDTMLERLGRPPSALSEQTRALLEQYPWPGNVRELRNVVQRVVNLGEHALPEMSASERARFTSAELEMPFKEAKERLIDGFERDYLKNLLERCGGNISRASREAGLARLYVRKLLKKYGLHASKDSE, translated from the coding sequence ATGAGCACGACCCCCGATCCGGAGGTCCTGCTGCCCATGCTTCGAAGGAAGCTCGTCATCCTGTCGGGGAGCGACGCGGGCCGCAGCTTCTCGCTCCGGGTCCGGGGCTACCGACTGGGGACGGATCCGGCGTGTGACATCGTCCTGAACGACCGGACCGTCTCCCGGCAGCACTTGTCTCTGGAGGTGAGAGAGGATCGGGTGCTGGCGCGGGACCTGGGGTCTCGCAACGGCTCGTTCTGCGAGCGCATGCGCTTCCGGGAGCTGGAGCTGCGCATGGGCGCCATCGTCAGGCTGGGCGCCACCGAGCTGAAGGTCGTCCCCGAGGAGGTGCGCGAGCACATCATCCCGCTCTCGTCGAACACCCGGTTCGGGGGGCTGGTGGGGGGCAGCCGGAGGGTGCGCGAGGTCTTCACGCTGCTGCAGCGGCTGGCGCCGGGGGACGCGGACGTCCTCATCCAAGGCGAGACGGGGACGGGCAAGGAGCTGTGCGCGGCGGGCATCCACGCGGCCAGCCCGCGCAGCCGGGGGCCGTTCAGCATCGTGGATGTCGCGGGCATCACCCCGTCGCTGGTGGAGTCCGAGCTCTTCGGCCACGTGAAGGGCGCGTTCACCGGAGCCCACTCGGAGCGGCCTGGGGCCTTCGAGCAGGCGGATGGAGGCACCGTCTTCCTGGACGAGGTGGGGGAGCTGTCGCTGGAGATCCAGCCGCGCCTGCTGCGAGTGCTGGAGGGGCGCCAGGTGAAGCGGGTGGGCGCCAACGAGTACCGCACCGTGAACGTGCGGGTGGTGGCGGCGACGCACAGGGATCTGGAGGCGGACGTCAAGGAGGGCCGGTTCCGCGAGGATCTGTTCCACCGGCTCGCGGTGCTGCGGGTGACGCTGCCGCCGCTGCGCGAGCGCCCCGAGGACATCCCGCTGCTGGTGGACACGATGCTGGAGCGGCTGGGCCGGCCGCCCAGCGCGCTGTCCGAGCAGACGCGGGCCTTGCTGGAGCAGTACCCGTGGCCCGGCAACGTGCGCGAGCTGCGCAACGTGGTCCAGCGCGTGGTGAACCTGGGAGAGCATGCGCTGCCGGAGATGTCTGCCTCGGAGCGGGCGCGCTTCACCAGCGCCGAGCTGGAGATGCCCTTCAAGGAGGCCAAGGAGCGCCTTATCGATGGCTTCGAGCGCGACTACCTCAAGAACCTGCTGGAGCGCTGCGGGGGCAACATCTCACGGGCCTCACGTGAAGCGGGCCTCGCGCGGCTCTATGTGCGCAAGCTGCTCAAGAAGTACGGGCTGCACGCGAGCAAGGATTCGGAGTGA
- a CDS encoding RCC1 domain-containing protein: MSTLALVVACGVPAGEDVSVSEVTLATQESALCVGVSFDSLEVEGVSSFSGELAGAGSWVVGNGANAVYLEYSVDGADHGFDERVGEQGEWFFSEAAAGLGCGVHSFVVKASPMVIDSNGNRSKCGISREVLRNFVQSCPSVNPGVYHTLEVKSDGNVWAWGYNYYGQLGNGQRTQRNAPTRVRGLSHVVSASAGADHSVAVTEDGSVWTWGSNSYGQLGDGTTTMRTVPVQVPELSDVVAVAAAGSRTVALKADGSVWTWGINSSGELGNGTTTNSLLPIQVPNLSGVTSIAAGLWHTLAVKKDGSAWSWGSNAYGQLGDGTTLNRLRPVLVASLSGVRALSGGVVHTVALKWDGTAWSWGYNSAGQLGNGTTTNSSIPVQVAVLTQAVEIDAGGYHTLAKRQDGTLYAWGDNFYGALGTGNTTSSSVPVQVPLAGVRMFGAGYYSSVAERKKVIVTQVRTLFAWGYNANGELGDGTTTHRSSPVAVVVSGIVKTAGGNAHSVALGRGGAVWTWGSNAYGQLGNGTTTHVVTPTQLPGLSGVIDVAAGVNHTVALSADGTVAAWGYNAYGQLGNGTNANQLTPQSVPELDGVTAISAGSTHTVALKADGTVWAWGSNLYGQLGDGTFTHRYSPVQVPSLENVVSIAAGHFHTVAVKADGTLWVWGYGPQGQLGLGTTTNRSVPVQVSGLGHALAIAAGGYHTVALLASGQVWTWGYNSSGQLGDATTTQRYSPVQVPGLNNVIALAAGGYSTAVLKRDGTVWAFGYNYNGQLGDGTTTSRSSPTVTLLDSVVDLSSGGSHMMGLRKDAFVRACGYNATGQLGDGTTTQRPTPVQVTNLPGDGSITFPGGGGVVLDSR; encoded by the coding sequence ATGTCGACCCTTGCGCTCGTGGTGGCGTGTGGTGTGCCCGCCGGCGAGGACGTGAGCGTGTCGGAAGTGACGCTGGCCACCCAGGAGTCGGCGCTGTGCGTGGGGGTGAGCTTCGACTCGCTCGAGGTGGAGGGGGTGAGTTCCTTCTCGGGAGAGCTGGCGGGAGCAGGCTCCTGGGTGGTGGGCAACGGCGCCAACGCGGTGTACCTGGAGTACTCCGTGGACGGCGCGGACCACGGCTTCGATGAGCGCGTAGGAGAGCAGGGGGAGTGGTTCTTCAGCGAGGCTGCGGCCGGACTCGGCTGTGGGGTGCATTCCTTCGTGGTGAAGGCCTCCCCCATGGTCATCGACAGCAATGGCAACCGCTCCAAATGCGGCATCTCCCGGGAGGTGCTCCGCAACTTCGTCCAGTCCTGCCCGAGCGTGAACCCGGGCGTCTACCACACGCTGGAGGTGAAGTCGGACGGCAACGTGTGGGCCTGGGGCTACAACTACTACGGCCAGTTGGGCAATGGGCAGAGGACCCAGCGTAACGCGCCGACGCGGGTGAGGGGCTTGAGCCATGTCGTCTCCGCTTCGGCCGGAGCCGATCACTCGGTGGCGGTGACAGAGGACGGGAGCGTGTGGACGTGGGGCTCCAACTCGTACGGCCAGCTCGGAGACGGCACCACCACGATGCGCACGGTGCCTGTGCAGGTGCCGGAGCTGAGCGACGTCGTCGCGGTGGCAGCCGCCGGCTCGCGGACGGTGGCGCTGAAGGCGGATGGGAGCGTGTGGACCTGGGGGATCAACTCCTCGGGAGAGCTCGGGAATGGGACCACCACCAACAGCTTGCTCCCCATCCAGGTGCCCAACCTCAGCGGTGTCACCAGCATCGCCGCGGGCTTGTGGCACACGCTGGCGGTGAAGAAGGACGGAAGCGCCTGGAGCTGGGGGAGCAACGCCTACGGACAGCTCGGGGACGGGACCACCCTCAACAGGTTGAGGCCCGTGCTGGTGGCGAGCCTCAGCGGCGTCCGCGCGCTCTCCGGAGGCGTCGTCCACACGGTCGCCCTGAAGTGGGACGGCACGGCGTGGAGCTGGGGCTACAACAGCGCTGGGCAGCTGGGCAACGGGACGACCACCAACAGCTCCATCCCGGTGCAGGTGGCAGTGCTCACCCAAGCCGTCGAGATTGACGCGGGCGGTTATCACACCCTGGCCAAGCGGCAGGATGGCACCTTGTATGCCTGGGGCGACAACTTCTACGGCGCGCTGGGCACCGGGAACACCACCAGCAGCTCCGTGCCGGTGCAGGTCCCGCTCGCGGGGGTGCGCATGTTCGGTGCGGGCTATTACTCCTCCGTGGCCGAGCGGAAGAAGGTGATCGTGACCCAGGTGCGCACCCTGTTTGCGTGGGGCTACAACGCCAACGGCGAGCTCGGTGATGGGACCACCACCCATCGCTCCTCCCCCGTGGCCGTCGTGGTCAGCGGGATCGTGAAGACCGCAGGCGGCAATGCTCACTCGGTGGCCCTGGGGCGCGGTGGGGCGGTATGGACCTGGGGCTCCAATGCCTATGGCCAGCTGGGCAACGGGACGACCACCCACGTCGTCACGCCCACGCAGCTCCCGGGCCTGAGCGGCGTCATCGACGTGGCGGCGGGGGTCAACCACACGGTGGCGCTGAGCGCGGACGGCACCGTGGCCGCCTGGGGTTACAATGCCTATGGCCAGCTCGGCAACGGGACGAACGCCAACCAGCTCACACCGCAGTCCGTGCCGGAGCTGGACGGCGTCACCGCCATCTCCGCGGGCTCCACGCACACGGTGGCACTGAAGGCGGACGGCACCGTGTGGGCCTGGGGCTCCAACCTCTACGGCCAGCTCGGAGACGGGACCTTCACCCATCGCTACTCGCCGGTGCAGGTGCCGTCCCTCGAGAATGTCGTCTCCATCGCCGCGGGCCACTTCCACACGGTGGCGGTGAAAGCGGATGGCACCCTGTGGGTCTGGGGCTACGGCCCCCAAGGGCAGCTGGGCCTCGGGACGACCACCAACCGCTCCGTGCCGGTGCAGGTCTCCGGACTCGGTCATGCCCTCGCCATCGCCGCGGGCGGTTACCACACGGTGGCGCTGCTCGCGAGCGGCCAGGTGTGGACCTGGGGTTACAACTCCTCCGGCCAGCTCGGCGATGCGACGACCACCCAGCGCTACTCGCCGGTGCAGGTCCCCGGCCTCAACAATGTCATCGCGCTCGCCGCGGGTGGTTACTCCACGGCGGTGTTGAAGCGGGACGGCACGGTGTGGGCCTTTGGCTACAACTACAACGGCCAGCTCGGAGATGGGACGACGACCTCGCGCAGCTCACCGACCGTGACGCTCCTGGACTCTGTCGTGGACCTCTCCTCGGGCGGCAGCCATATGATGGGGCTGCGCAAGGACGCCTTCGTCCGGGCCTGCGGCTACAACGCCACCGGCCAGCTCGGCGACGGGACGACCACCCAGCGCCCGACGCCGGTGCAGGTGACGAACCTCCCAGGTGATGGGAGCATCACCTTCCCCGGGGGAGGTGGCGTCGTCCTGGACAGTCGCTGA
- a CDS encoding S8 family peptidase — translation MRSVKSLSRWITLGLVLASVGVLAAPPQKSGPGRLMRADNPVTGEYLVVLKEKPGRGLSSMAAKAGALARQYGARVLTTHETAFRGFLVSASEEQAQALAEDPQVDYVLENGIVQPSGVQSPADWNLDRIDQEARPLDNSYLAEDATGVNVYVIDSGIRASHLEFEGRAQVVFNAVPNQTGDDVTGHGTAVAGIIGGKTHGVAKKVNLRAVKAFNEFGTTVDRLVTALEWVANNAVTPAIVNLSFTASSEIPAIDAAVDVVAMNPGLVVVIAAGNANIDACDCSPARLQPDAVHPFRTRIITVGAIDESQARWVGVTNASNKGGCLDLWAPGANLRSVSSTSDTDSTFFPLEGTSFAAPHVSGVAAILLANGVAPADIPARLINDASVGQVELDFGDTSSPNRLLYKRPHATPLVNGAGVSVSDVTGGRRNFKLDVPAGRPSVTFSISAGTGDADLYIRHGQFPELHAYQCRPLRKGNNETCVVNNPAGGTWLIQLGAFSTYTTTLKGQY, via the coding sequence ATGCGAAGCGTGAAGAGCTTGAGCAGGTGGATCACCCTGGGCCTCGTCCTGGCCTCGGTGGGGGTGCTCGCCGCGCCGCCTCAGAAGTCAGGGCCGGGCAGGTTGATGCGGGCCGACAACCCCGTGACGGGCGAGTACCTGGTGGTGCTGAAGGAGAAGCCCGGGCGCGGTCTGTCGAGCATGGCGGCGAAGGCGGGCGCGCTGGCCAGGCAGTACGGTGCGCGCGTCCTCACCACCCACGAGACCGCCTTCCGTGGCTTCCTCGTCTCCGCCAGCGAGGAGCAGGCCCAGGCGCTCGCCGAGGATCCTCAGGTGGACTACGTCCTGGAGAATGGCATCGTCCAGCCCTCGGGCGTCCAGAGCCCCGCGGACTGGAACCTGGATCGGATCGACCAGGAGGCCCGCCCGCTGGACAACAGCTACCTGGCCGAGGACGCGACGGGCGTCAACGTCTACGTCATCGACTCGGGCATCCGGGCGTCACACCTGGAGTTCGAGGGGCGCGCCCAGGTCGTGTTCAACGCCGTCCCCAACCAGACCGGGGATGACGTCACCGGGCATGGCACCGCCGTCGCGGGGATCATCGGTGGCAAGACGCATGGCGTCGCCAAGAAGGTCAACCTTCGCGCGGTGAAGGCGTTCAACGAGTTCGGGACGACCGTGGATCGCCTGGTGACGGCGCTGGAGTGGGTGGCGAACAACGCCGTCACGCCGGCCATCGTCAACCTGAGCTTCACCGCCTCGAGCGAGATCCCGGCGATCGATGCTGCCGTGGATGTCGTCGCGATGAACCCCGGGCTCGTCGTGGTGATCGCGGCGGGCAACGCGAACATTGACGCCTGCGACTGTTCGCCGGCCCGCCTCCAGCCGGATGCGGTCCACCCCTTCCGGACGCGCATCATCACGGTGGGCGCGATCGACGAGAGCCAGGCGCGCTGGGTGGGCGTCACCAACGCGTCCAACAAGGGAGGGTGTCTGGACCTCTGGGCTCCGGGCGCGAACCTCCGCTCCGTGAGCTCGACCAGTGACACAGACTCGACCTTCTTCCCGCTCGAGGGGACCTCCTTCGCCGCGCCACACGTGAGCGGCGTGGCGGCCATCCTGCTGGCCAACGGCGTCGCTCCCGCCGACATCCCCGCGCGACTGATCAACGACGCGAGCGTGGGGCAGGTGGAGCTGGACTTCGGTGACACGAGCTCACCCAACCGGTTGTTGTACAAGCGCCCTCACGCCACGCCCCTTGTCAACGGCGCGGGCGTGAGCGTGTCCGACGTCACGGGCGGCCGGCGGAACTTCAAGCTGGACGTCCCCGCGGGCCGGCCCTCGGTGACGTTCTCCATCTCCGCGGGCACCGGGGACGCGGACCTCTACATCCGCCACGGCCAGTTCCCGGAGCTGCACGCCTACCAGTGCCGTCCGCTGCGCAAGGGCAACAACGAGACCTGCGTGGTGAACAACCCCGCGGGGGGCACCTGGCTCATCCAACTGGGAGCCTTCTCCACCTACACCACCACCTTGAAGGGCCAGTACTGA